Within Marinomonas mediterranea MMB-1, the genomic segment TGTGCGGCTTGCTTAATTAAACGCACTTGTGGGTTGTCGGGGTGCACCTGAAAAAACTGACTCAATCAACTCTCCTCGCGTTAACACGCTACTTTCATGAAAAACTAAATCAACGTACTGCTAAATTTTAGCCTAAAAACCCCAAGCTATGAGGCCTAGGGGATTCTTAATACGCCTCAGGCGAACCAGCGATACCAAATCGGTGACACCTCTGATTCATGAATAGGCGTATACTTGCCGATTTCAGTCCATGGACCAAACGGTCCGTGGAAATCGCTGCCGACAGAAGCAGCAAACTCATATTCACGAGATAACCGCTCCAATAACCTCACTGAGTCTGGCTTCTCATTGCCAGATACGACCTCTATCCCCTTTCCGCCCGCGACCTTAAAATCGGTTAGCATTCGCTTTAATTTAGTCACGGTTAAAGGGTAACGTTTCGGATGAGCGACAATCGTATATACATCGCTTGAATTAAGCTGATGAACAACATCAGATAGTTCAGGCCATACTTGGCGGAGCTTTCCACCAAGATGCTTATTATTAAGGTGTTTATCAAACGCTTTATTCATATCTTTTACCAAGCCTTTTTTAACCAGCACCTTGGCAAAATGAGGACGACCCAATTGACTGATTCCAGCCTCCTCCAACGCCTCCTCGTATATATCAGGCAAACCTTGCTTCATTAATAAAGCAGCAATGGTTTTGCCTCGCTCAATACGAACCTGTTGATTAGCATTAACAACCGTGTTGACCGCATCATTGTCCATATCAAAGCCTAATGTGACTAAATGAATAGGCACCCCCATCCATTGCACAGAAAGCTCTACGCCGTTAATAAACTTCATACCTAATTTAACGGCTTCGCATCGTGCTTCATCCAAGCCATTCAAACTGTCGTGGTCAGTCAAAGCTACAACCTCTACGCCGTTCTCGTATGCTCTTTGCATTAAAACTGCGGGAGCAAAAACGCCGTCGGAGGCCAATGAGTGCATATGCAAATCGACTTTTTTATAACGAAGGTGATCCATTTTAAAGCTGTTAATTCTCTTTTTAGGCCGTTATTATCTCCTGAGCATACATAAACTGGTTCTAATATGAAAATTCTATTCGACTTTTTACCTATTATCGTTTTTTTCGTCGTCTACAAGATGACCAACGACATCATAATCGCGACAGCGGTTCTTATTCCGGCAACCATACTGCAAGTTGGTTACACTTGGTGGAAACACAAGCAAATAGAGAAGATGCACATTGTATCCCTCGCCTTGGTTGTTTTACTCGGTGGCGCAACCGTCCTAATGGGTGACGGCGACTTCATTAAGTGGAAGCCAACGATCGTAAACGGCCTATTTGCTCTTGCATTCTTAGGCAGTCAGTTCATCGGAAACAAAAACCTAATACAACGTATGATGGGCGATAAAATTTCTCTTCCCTTCAAAGTATGGCGCACACTAAATCTAGCATGGGTCGGTTTCTTCATTGTTTCAGGCTTAACAAATTTGTACGTGGCATTTAACTTCAGTGAGGAAATTTGGGTCGACTTTAAACTATTTGGCCTTCTTGGCATGACCTTAGTATTTATCGTTCTTCAAGGCATTTACTTGTCTGCCCATATGCAAAATAAGGACTAGAATATGCTTTACTCTATTGTCTGTTACGATCATAAAAACAGTTTAGAAGGCCGCAAGTCTGCACGCCCTGCACATTTAGAGCGATTAAAGAATTTGCGTGAGAAAGGAAAATTAATCCTTGCAGGCCCTAATCCAGCTATCGACACAAACGACCCAGGCGAAGCTGGATTCACTGGCAGCCTTATCGTTGCCGAGTTTAATTCTTTAGAAGAGGCTAAAAAATGGGCTTCTGAAGACCCTTATCTAGAGGCTAACGTCTACGAAAAGGTCGAAGTAAAACCGTTCAAGCAAGTCTTCTAGTACACATAGAAATTCAACGTTTATCCCAAACTCAGATAGAAAAAAGGCAGCACGACTATCTTTTTTCTATCTTTATATAATGACTTTAATTATGTGTTTTATCCGAGTGCCCTAGATCTCTTTCAGGGTCAATAATGTCCCGTATTCTCTGTTTCAATACTTTTGCTTCAGGAAACCCATCTTCCTTTTTACGACACCACACTTCTTCCCCATTCACCCTAATTTTAAAGATTCCGCCTTCAGTTGGTATCAAAGTAACGCTTTTCACGTCCGCATCAAAGGTGGTTAACACTTCTTGAGCAAGCCATGCTGCTCGCAGCATCCAACGACACAAAGTACAGTATTCAATTTCTACAACCGCTGTTCTCATAGTTTCGCAACTCACTTTTAAATTATATTACAATTCAATTACTTAGCTTATCAACTCAACTCCCCAGCCTAACGATTAAGCATACTAAACACACCGATAACGATGAGTTTATAAGCTTTTAACCCGCCTACACGACCAAGCAATCTGTTTTTCTGTAACGAAGTCACCTAATATAGAGGCACCAACTAAATAGGAAAGAAAAAAATGAAAAAAAGTCTCGTCTTAGGGCTCCTTTTTACACTTTTCACGAGTTATGCCTTCGCGACACAAGTCGATATACAAACCAACAAAGGCACCATCCGAATTGATCTCGCAGATCAAGCCGCACCAAATACAGTGGCCAACTTTTTGAAATACGTCGACGATGGCTTTTATGATGGCACGATTTTTCACCGTGTCATGAAGGGCTTTATGATTCAAGGCGGAGGCTTTACTCAAGATATGGGCAAGAAAAGCACACGTCCACCAGTGCCGTATGAAGGCAACAACGGCTTGTACAATGATCGTGGAACGATCGCTATGGCTCGCACTCAAAACGCAAACAGCGCCACTTCACAGTTCTTCATCAACCAAGTTACCAACCCATTCTTAAACCATGGCGCGCGTGGTGGAGCAGGTTACACCGTCTTTGGCGATGTAATACAAGGCATGGATATTATTGACAATATTGCCGATGTATCGACACATAATGTCGGTCCCTACAGTAACGTTCCAAAATCACCGGTTATCATAGAGAAAGTTGTACGTGTTAAATAACTATAGACTTGAGGCCCCAGCATTACACTGGGGCCCTGATGGCGTCCCACGCTCGAACGAGTTTGATGACGTTTATTTCGATAAAGAAGCGGGACTTGAAGAATCAAAATACGTCTTCTTACAACACAATGACCTAGAACAGAGATTCCGAACACTTAAAGCGGGCCAGACATTTAGCATCGCTGAAACAGGTTTTGGTACGGGCTTAAACTTTCTCTGCGCTCTTCAACTTTTTAACCAAGTTGCTCCTCAAAACGCAAAACTCCACTTTGTTTCTGTCGAAAAGTTCCCCCTAGATAAAACAGCACTAAAAAAAGCATTGGAATCTTGGCACTCTCTTCGCTCTGAATCCGCCGCGTTAATCAAAGATTACCCAGAGCTGTGCGCTGGACTCCATCACATGGACTTTATTGGCGACAATGTCTCACTGTCACTTTACTTTGGTGAGGCGAGCAAGGGCTTCAGCTCATTAAACGGCAAGATTGACGCATGGTTTCTAGATGGCTTTGCTCCCAGCAAAAACCCTGAAATGTGGAGTGACGAGCTTTTTTCTCAAATACAGAGACTCAGCTATAACAAAACGTCATTTGCTACCTTTACCGCAGCAGGGATAGTAAGACGAGGCCTAAAGTCACACGGCTTTAATGTCCAAAAAGTAAAGGGATTCGGGCACAAACGAGAAATGGCCATTGGCCACTTTATCGAAAACAAATCTACAGCTGTCGAGTCAAAGAAACCTTGGTTTCATATTAGAAGTGACATAAAAAACCAACCATTGGTCGAAAAGCCTCTCCCAAAGAAGGCATTAATCGTCGGAGCAGGCATTGCTGGGGCGACAACCGCAAGAGCGCTTGCAGAGCAAGGTATTGAAGTACAAGTTTGGGAAAGTTCAGATCGTATCGCAAGCGGCGCATCGGGCAATATCCAAGGAATGCTTTACCCGAAACTTGCCAATCAAGATACACCTGCCAACCGCTATTATTTGGCGTCCTATTTATACGCCAACCGTTACTACCATCATTATCAGAAGCGAGATACTAACCCTGACTCAAAAGACATTTGGTGGAGCCAATGCGGTCTTCAACAAGAACCTAAAAACAGTCAAGAGTCAGACAAGCTCACTCAAATACTAGAAAAACAACTTTATCCAGACGATATTGTAAAACGAGGGGCTGAGAAAGGGCTATTCCTACCGTTATCCGGCTGGATAAAACCCGCCGAAGCCTGCCATTGTTTGCTCTCTCACGACCGCATTCATATTTCCCTCAATCGTCCCCTCAAAAAGCTCCATAAAGAAAACAAGACAGAGCCAACATTTGAAGCGTTTGACACGAACAATTCAGAGAAATTCGACTACGTCGTCATTTGTACAGCAAACAATCATGACATGCTGGATCAATGGTTGCCATTGCAAACCAAAGCGATTCGAGGACAAGTTACACATGCGCCTCTTGAGGCACTAAAGCCAGCTTTTCCAGAGAGCACTTTCGATCAATCACTCTCTTTTGACTCCGTTATTTGTGGACAAGGTTACGTTTCGCCACAACTATCAAAACACTTAAACTTTGGCGCAACATACGATTTAAAAAATAACGACTCACTGGTACGTGAAGAAGACCATATCAAGAACTTAGAAAAGTTAAGTCACCTGATAAATATCGACCCTAAGAAAGTGGATATCAGTAAACTAACAGGACGAGCTGCACTTCGATGCACCGTACCTGATTACTGCCCAATCATCGGCCCAGTAATGGATAAAAACTACTTGACGTCAGCATTCGCGCCTCTCAGCAAAAACGCGAAGTGGGAAACAGAAGACAATACGGAGTTTGTCGAAGGGCTCTTTGTCAACATAGGGCATGGTTCACGCGGACTTGTTAGTGCCCCGCTATCTGCTCGCTATTTGACCTCTTTGATCATTGGACAAATCGCGCCGATAGAGCAAACGTGTGTGGACGCGTTACACCCTTCTCGTTTCACTGTAAGAGCACTAAAACGAGGCGACCTCTAAATAGGTTCTAGGTTGCTTCTACTTCTAGGCAAGGTACGAATATAGAAGCGTTATCCACACGCAGAAGCCAGTGGACTTGTTCGCACCTTCACTAGCTAGCTTGACCTAAATTCTGGCGTAATCTTGCGATTGAGGAATATACAGCAAGCACTAGTTAGATCCCACCCAACTCGACGACGGGTAAGAGAGTGAAATCACTAAAAACAGAAACACAACCTTGTAAGACCTTGTGTAATGACACAAGGTCTTACAAAACACTATTTTTCAAATAAATCACAGGCGCTTGGAATCAACTCCTCAAGCAACATCAGTGTTTGCGGTCTATACACGATATCATCCAGTCCTTTATGCAAGGTTCGCAGCTTACCACTCAAACGAACAACATTTGGATTAATCGGTTCGTAAGGATAAATATGGTCTTGCATACTTAACTTATGAAGCTCATCCAGCTCTTCTTGAAGCATGAGTTTCATTGCAAAAAAAATGTCTTTATTATCGATGTCATTGGTTTCCCAGTATGCGTCTGATAGCGCAGAACCCAACTCATAAAATACATTTAACGCATCAGCAACCGTTTTTTGATTCATATTATCTCCAAGCAGACAGTATTTACTTTACTTGCACTCTTGTTTTCGTACATGCTAACCCCATAACCTTCATTCTAGCTGTGAATCAATACAGGTAAATAGATCTTGAGTAATACTATGTACGCTAACGTAACATCGGACAATTTATGGCGATCGCTTCAAGAGGAAGCAAAACACCTTTCTCATGAAGAACCCATATTAGCGAGTTACTTCAACACGACCATTTTACGCCATGACTCCTTGGCTTCGGCTTTGAGTTTTCTGCTGGCTAACAAGCTAGACAGCAGCTCAATCCCGGCCATGGTATTACGTGAAGTGTTTGAAGAAGCCATGACAGCTTCTAACTCTGACATAGTTCGACGCGTAGAAAAAGATATAATTTCAATAAATGAACGTGACCCTGCATCGGACGGATATACAACACCTTTGCTGTTTTTCAAAGGTTTTCATGCACTTCAGGCCTATCGAGTTGCTCATTGGCTTTGGAATGAAAACAGAAAAACCTTAGCCTTTTATATTCAAAGTCAGATGTCGATGACATTTGGTGTCGACATTCACCCAGCAGCACAAATTGGTTGTGGCATTCTTCTTGACCACGCAACGGGCTTAGTCGTCGGCGAGACGTGTGTGATAGAAGACAACGTTTCCATCCTTCAGTCCGTCACACTAGGCGGTACTGGCAAAGAACATGGCGACAGACATCCAAAAATTCGCTCTGGCGTATTAATTGGCGCAGGCGCTAAAATCCTCGGTAATATTGAAGTAGGCGAGGGCGCCAAAGTGGGCGCAGGGAGCGTCGTTCTTGAAGCAGTAAAAGCACACACTACCGTAGCGGGTGTACCTGCAAAAGTAGTAGGCCGAAACAGAGAGCCTGAGCCGTCAAGAGCGATGGACCATTCCATTTCAAATTGCATTAAAGAAAAATAAGAGTGCAGCAAGGCGATACCCTGCCTATCCTATCGCCTTGCTACTTCCCTCATACAATGAGCTCACTTTAGAGCACCTCTTGCATCGACGTAAATTAAATCGTAGCAAATAAAGCTTCCTTCATTTGCTTAGCGATATTTTGAAACAACCACTTTCGATTCCAAAGTAATCACCATAAAAAAACCACTTTTATTAAGATCAACACCTTTAAAACGAAAGAATTAAACTGTATTACAACCCCTTTCACACACTAAAATGAAGCTCAACATCAACCCGAATAAGTAAGAGAATTATGTCTATATCCCACCTATTTTTATGGATTACCGCCGCAATTTGGGGCTTTGCCTTTGTGGCTCAGAACATCGGCATGGAAGAACTGGGTCCATATGGATTTAATGCTGCTCGCTTCACACTGGCTACATTAGCCATGCTGCCACTCGCCATTATTTTTGACAGAAAGAGCACTATTGATCTAGCTGTATCATTAAAAGCCGGACTCTCTGGCGGGGTTATACTTTTTATTGGATCAACACTGCAGCAGGTCGGCATACAGTACACAAGTACAGCGAATGCAGGCTTTATCACGGCCATTTACATGCTTATCGTGCCACTAATGGGACTATTCCTAAAACATAGAATTGAGCGAAAAGTTTGGTTTGGAATAGCGTTTACCGTCGTTGGTTTTTATCTATTAACTGTCGGACCCAACTTAACGGTGCATAAAGGCGATAGCTTGATGCTAGTTGGCGCATTCTTCTGGGCATCCCATGTATTGGTTGTTAATCACTTCGTTAATCGTGTTCCGGTGATCACATTTTCCGTCATACAACTGATGGTCGTCGCCGCTCTCTCTTGGGGAGTTGCTCTCTCAATTGAAGAAGTGTCTTGGAGCGCGATAGAAGTAAGCTGGCTACCGATTGCCTATACAGGCATTGCATCGTCAGCTATTGCTTATTCGTTACAAATGTTAGGGCAAAAAGGGGTCTCTCCAAGCATTGCCGCTTTAATCCTTTCAACTGAAGCTGTTTTTGCCGCTCTAGGAGGTTGGATATTTTTAAGTGAAGAGCTTACCGCGCGGGCCATTTTCGCTTGCACACTCATATTCGCTGGCATGATCATCAGCCAGTGGCCTCAATCCAAAAAAACGCTCTCAGTAACCGCATAATAAAACAAGCAGCTCGTTGATTCCCTCTTCGAGCTGCTTATGTTTCAAAATAGCCGTTTTTTAGTTGTCGCGTTTAAACAATAGTGCTTAGACAATAGCTTTCGTGACGAGAAATGTACTCAAAGTAACGCCTCAACATCTTCTGCATTGAGCGGTAACTCTCGATCAATGGGCGTCGTCAGCACCATCATAGTGTTAGTATCACTCAGGTCAATTAAGCGCTCAAGCAACGCATCAAGTTTCGACAATGAATGCGTGGAGACCTTTAAAATAAAAGCATAGGGGCCAGTAACGTTATAGCAAGAAACCACCTCTTTTTGTGAAAGCACAAGTGCTTTGAACTCCCTTTCCTTGGTTCGATACACCTGACACTCCACTATTGCAGTAATAGGAATGCCAACCTTTTCAAGATTGATCTTCGCTCCATAACCCGTAATAACACCAGCCTCTTCCAACTTTCTCACTCTTTCCGCTACAGCTGGTGCAGACAAATGAACCTGCTTGCCTAACTCGGCGTATGACAAGCGGGCGTTCTCCTCTAATGCTTTTATAATTTTCCAGTTAATTTTATCCATATCGCCTTTTCAAACAGATCAGAAAAACATGCACTAAGCAACGCACTCAAAAATTTAAACAGTCGCGCTTTCTACTTTAGCGTTTCCCCTAACGAGAGGAGCTCGCCAACACACTACCAGCGAAAATAAAAAGAGAAGCAATTGCTTTGTTCACTCGAGATATCCAACGCGCGCTCGATAAATAACGCCTTAGCTGCATCCCAAAATACGCATACATACAGGCAGAAAAGTACTCAGCCAATAGAAAGGTAATACCAATAATGAAAAATTGAGGTGCAAGAGGCATAGCGACATCAATGAGTTGAGGAAATATCGCCGTAAAAATCAAAATCGCCTTAGGGTTACTTATGGCAATAAAAAACTCTTGGCGAATCAAAGGAAGCATACTTGAGGAGCTCCTTGAAAAAGAAGATGTCTCGTCGACTTGCGTAACCGGAGCGCGCCAAGTTTTGATACCAAGATAAAGTAAATAAAAAACACCAAACCACTTAACAACATTAAACCAAAATGCAGAACTGACGATCACAGCGCCAAGCCCAACCGCAGAAACACTCATTAGAATAACAAATGCTAAGTTTCTACCAGTGGCCCCAATCGTTGCAGGTAAAACACCTTGGTAAATACCGTTATACATGGAAGTAACGTTGTTCGGGCCGGGTGTAAGGGCAAGCAATGTCAGAAAAGGGACTAACGCGAGCCAAACTGAAAAACTCATTTCTCTCTCCTATCTAGGGAAGGTACGAATAAGTCTTATCAGAGAAACAGCGTATTAAGGTGAGAGTGTGCAGGAATGTTAATACCTTTCAATCACTCTTAACAAAAATAGGCCGTTTCTCTGAAAGACCCAAAGGGCGTGAGCTAAACTTTCTTTAATTCTTGTTAACTTTCTTGCCAATATGCTCAATATTGGACAGCGACATTTGCCTCGAGACACTTGCCTCGAATAAAGAAGCGTTATCCACACGCTGAAGCCAGTGGACTTGTTCACACCTTCCCTAGCTGCCACATGTCTCTATGATTTACAGATGTGACGGCTGGTTTTGGCACTTTCCAATTGCTCTATTTATGTAACCCTAGACTCAAATAAGCGTAATTTTTGGAACAACGCTTATCGGTCAATCAAAGTTGCGCGTTTTGTAAAGCGAGAAAGTACTTTATACAACCCATATGCATCTTTACTGCCAGCCGTTTCGCGAATGGAATGCATGCCAAAAGTCGGTAGACCAATATCAAGAGTCGGAACTCCGATCTCCCCCGACGTAATCGGACCGATAGTACTGCCACACGCCATATCACTGCGCACAACGAAGGTTTGCACATCATAGCCTTCTTGCTCAGCGAGATCTTTGTATACTGCAGAAGTCTCACTGTTGGTTGCATAACGTTGATTATTGTTTACCTTGATCACCGCGCCTTGGTTAATTGATGGCGCGTGCAACTTGTCATGTTTACTGGCGTAATTAGGGTGTAAGGCATGCGCATTGTCTGCCGAGATCAACATGGAATTTTGAATCGCTCGTACATAATGCTCGGGGTTGGGTGACAATCGGCGTAAGACATCTTCTAAGAACGGGCCATTTGCACCACAGGTAGACAAACTTCCTACCTCTTCGTGATCGGTACAGATCAACAAACTTGGTCGTTCATAATCTGACGCGATCAGTGCTTCCATACCAACAAAACAACTTAGTAGATTATCAAGACGAGCAGAGCAAATGTATTCGTCGTGTAACCCTACGATCGCAGGTGCTTGAGCATCGTACATCGAAAGCTCGAAATCCAGAATTGCGCTAATATTCAAGCCGTCATGTTCTGCTTCTAACTGTTGCTGAATCACTCGCTTAAGCTCAAACTCATTCGTTGCATCACAAAGAATTGGGAGAATTTCTTCCTGAGGATTAACTGCAAATCCATCCGTATTCACGCCTCTATTTAGATGAATAGCAAGGTTAGGAATCGTCGCGATGGCCTTTTTAAAATCAATCAACCGACTTTTTATATCGCCAGATTCTGTCTTAAAGGTCGCCCGCCCTGCCATTGACAAATCACGATCGAGCCACGTATGCAGCAATACGCCGCCATAAACTTCCACACCAAGCTGGTGATGCCCATGACGCGTTACTTGCGCATTCGGTTTCAGTTTAAAGCATGGACTGTCAGTGTGCGCCCCAATCATCCGCCAACCCGTATTAAAAAAATCTAACGTTGGTGTTGTAAACGCAATAAGAGACGAGTCATTACGCGAAACAAAATAACGCCCACCTTCGTCAATGACCCAGTTGTCATCTTCTCTTAATTCGAGAAAACCAGCTTCCAGCAATCGACTTTTCATGCTCTGTGTCGCATGGAACGGTGTGGGGGAAGACTGTAAAAAGCGAAGCAGTGACGGATTAAAGTTTGATGATTCCATAATTTCCCGTAAAGACAATACCTTATTAAATGACTTTTTTACGACTAGACTAGCCTTATTGAGGCAGGTCTAATATGATTTTAATAACCTACACAATTAGACGAAGAGTATCTATCGCGGATGAATTATAAACGCCTGTTAGTAAGCCTACTTGTCGCTGGCGCTTCACTTACTTCGAGCCTCGCAAACGCTTACACCGATCTCCAGCAACCTCATGATTACGATCAAGTGGCTAAAGAACTCACCGAAATGCTGGAGGCTGTTCACTATAACAGACCAACAATCGATGATCGAATTTCAGCGAGTGCCTTCGACCTTTATTTGGATTCACTCGATCCAACCAAGAGCTTCTTCTTAAAAAGTGATATCGACAAACTGTCAAAACACCGTCTAGAGCTTGATGACGCATTGCGTGATGGCAAAACACAAATAGCGTACGACATTTACAACCTGTATATGCATCGCGTTGAAGATCGACTAAACCAATTAGTTAAAGAACTTCCTGATATGGTCTCAAACTTCGACTATACCAAGGAAGAAAGCCTAAACGTCGATTTCGATACCATTCAATGGTCCGAAACCCCACAGGCGCTCGATGAATACTGGCGCAAGCGAATCAAAAACAGAGCCCTTACTCTCAAGCTCAATGACGAACCCGTCGACAAAATTGCATCCGTTATCGAAAAGCGCTATCGCAATCAATTAAAGCAAATTGAACAAACTGAGCCAGCGGACGTCTTTCAAACATTTGCAAACTCCATTACCGCTGCACTCGACCCTCATACTACCTATTTTGCTCCGCGTGCATCTGAAACCTTCAATATTAATATGAGCCTATCTTTAGAAGGGATCGGTGCGGTACTGCAATACGATGACGACTACACAAAAGTAGTTCGCCTAATACCTGGAGGCCCAGCAGAAAAGCAGAATGAACTCGCGCCAAATGACCGCATTCTTGCTGTTGGTCAAGATAATAAAGAGATGGTAGACGTTGTTGGCATGCGCCTTGACGACGTTGTCGATATGATTCGTGGCGAACGTGGGACTAAGGTGTACTTAGAAATTCAACCTGCGAAAGGCGATGGTCAGACAACAAAAACCATCAATATCACGCGTGAAAAGGTAAAACTTGAAGACCAAGCCGCTAAGAAAAAAATTATCAATGTAGAACGCGGTGGTGAAACATACAAAGTAGGTGTTATTGAGCTGCCTACTTTTTATTCCGACTTTGCTGCTATTCAAGCTGGAGACAGAGATTACAAGAGTTCCACACGAGACACGAAAAAACTGATTGAAGAACTACGTCAGGAAGGCGTAATCGCCATCGTGCTTGATCTTCGTAACAACGGCGGCGGCTCATTACAAGAAGCGAACTCGCTAGCAGGGTTATTTATACCACGAGGCCCGATTGTTCAAATCAAAGACACCAGCGGGCGCGTCAGTGTCATGGGAGATCGCGACCCTAGCGTTACCTACAGCGGCCCACTTGGCGTACTGGTTAATAGAATGAGCGCCTCTGCATCAGAAATCGTAGCAGCAGCGTTACAAGACTATGGACGAGCTCTAATCCTTGGTGGCCAAACATTCGGTAAAGGCACGGTACAAGTGCTACAAGAAATGGACAAAGGCCAACTAAAAGTCACACAAGCGAAATTTTATCGTGTATCAGGCGAAAGTACACAACATAAAGGGGTTCACCCCGACATCGCCTTTCCGTCTTTACTTGATGAAAAAAGTGTTGGCGAAAGCGCTCTGAAACACCCCTTACCTTGGGACAAAATTCACGAAACACGCTACGCCGTTTATTGGAAAATGGACGATTACCTTCCCGTTCTTGAACCTCGCCATGAACAACGTATGAAAGAAGAACCTAATTTCGTTGCTATGGTTGATCAAATTAACGATGTGCGCGAGCAAGCCTCCACCTTTAAAAGTATCTCTTTGAATGAAGAGGCTCGCTTACAATTGCGTGAAGAAGGTAAAGAAAAGAGCATTGCGCGGGAAAACAAACGTCGTAAGGCCTTAGGACTCGACCCTATTACTAAAGAAGACGAAATAGAGCCTTCGGAAGACGATCCATACGCACAAGAAGCGGCAGAAGTCATGCTCGACTTCATTGCGGCAAACCAGCTCAAATAAGTACGCTCTTTCAAGTCAAAAAAAGCCAAATCTACCTGTCGAGATTTGGCTTTTTTACGTCATTTTGAAAACTTTTCGTTTTTTTGTTGCGGCGCAGATTATCCCATATATTATATCGCCCTATTTCAATTTGTTTTTGATTAAGGTTTATACACTGAAATGGCCAAAGCCTCTTCTGATCGAAATACCATTGACCTGTTTGGCCAAACGCGAGGCAGGCCAAAAAAGCACCCGCTAGGGCGCAAAGATCAACTAAAGCTAAACAAGCGAGTTCAACGAGAAAAAGAAAAAGCAGCGGGGCTAAAAAGGCTTGAAATCATCCTCGACGACGAAACAATCCAAAAACTCGACGCGCTGTGCGATGCGAATGAATTAAAACGAGCCGAATGGCTCACGATGCAAGTTGCGCTGGCCTACTCGAAGTCTAAATTCAAGTTAAAAAAAGACAACGTAACGACGGTTAAAAAACCAAAGACAGTCGAAAGCAGCGAATAATCGATTACAGCGGGCAGAACACTGTGTTTCTAGCTAGAACTCACATACAAACCACATTACACATGTACACGATATAAGATATGGCAAAACTTTATTACTATTACTCCGCGATGAACGCAGGAAAATCGACAGTCTTGCTTCAATCTGCTCATAATTATCGTGAACGAGGTATGCGGGTAAAGCTGTTCACAGCCGCGATCGACGACCGATATAAATCCGGCACAATTACATCCCGCATAGGCATTTCGGCCGAAGCGACAAGCTTCAATAGCAGCACAGATATGCTTGAGTTGATTCGCAAGGAACACGAACAAAGCATGCTAGGATGCATTTTAATTGATGAGTCTCAATTCTTAACTAAATCGCAAGTCGAACAACTTTGCGACGTCGTTGATATACTGAACATTCCCGTTCTCGCTTTTGGGATTCGAACGGACTTTCAAGGCGAATTATTCGAAGGCAGCCAGGCATTGCTCGCCTGGGCAGACAAATTAATAGAACTAAAAACGGTTTGTCATTGTGGTAACAAAGCGACCA encodes:
- a CDS encoding thymidine kinase, whose protein sequence is MAKLYYYYSAMNAGKSTVLLQSAHNYRERGMRVKLFTAAIDDRYKSGTITSRIGISAEATSFNSSTDMLELIRKEHEQSMLGCILIDESQFLTKSQVEQLCDVVDILNIPVLAFGIRTDFQGELFEGSQALLAWADKLIELKTVCHCGNKATMVVRLDTNGIPVKEGVQVEIGGNDRYVSVCRKHFREAVKG